Proteins encoded in a region of the Saccharomyces eubayanus strain FM1318 chromosome V, whole genome shotgun sequence genome:
- the RPS24A gene encoding 40S ribosomal protein eS24 yields MSDAVTIRTRKVISNPLLARKQFVVDVLHPNRANVSKDELREKLAEVYKAEKDAVSVFGFRTQFGGGKSVGFGLIYNSVAEAKKFEPTYRLVRYGLAEKVEKASRQQRKQKKNRDKKIFGTGKRLAKKVARRNAD; encoded by the exons ATG tCTGACGCTGTCACTATCCGTACTAGAAAGGTTATCTCCAACCCATTGTTGGCCAGAAAGCAATTCGTTGTCGACGTCTTGCACCCAAACAGAGCTAATGTCTCCAAGGATGAATTGCGTGAAAAATTAGCTGAAGTCTACAAGGCTGAAAAAGACGCTGTCTCCGTTTTCGGTTTCAGAACCCAATTCGGTGGTGGTAAGTCTGTCGGTTTCGGTTTGATCTACAACTCTGTTGCTGAAGCCAAGAAGTTCGAACCAACCTACAGATTAGTCAGATACGGTTTGGCTGAAAAGGTTGAAAAGGCTTCTAgacaacaaagaaagcaaaagaagaacagagACAAGAAGATCTTCGGTACTGGTAAGAGATTGGCTAAGAAGGTTGCTCGTCGTAACGCCGATTAA
- the YOS1 gene encoding Yos1p, translating into MIRTVGLGRSNDETPVFGQDQNTTKSKVVQLIGAVQTLLRIPLIGINVLVIIYELLLG; encoded by the exons atgatTCGTACAGTTGGCTTAGGAAGATCAAATGATGAGACACCTGTTTTTGGTCAGGATCAAAACACCACCAAGTCCAAGGTTGTACAATTGATTGGTGCCGTACAGACTTTACTGAGGA TACCATTAATTGGAATAAATGTACTGGTGATCATTTACGAATTACTATTGGGATGA
- the PTP3 gene encoding tyrosine protein phosphatase PTP3, translated as MRDSLPCINVLPTDRTSIVSDTSTLIGSDSNAFPKQPPHNSHHNSMNSNIYHSPKASSPLVSYKMSSPVLLKRATAPVLPSFKPKEQRYSKPQGCSLITAVELGKLIDTLPREEVLLLDVRPFTEHAKSIIIDSIHVCLPSTLLRRKNFTFSKLLENLTPSEQTMLRGKLSVDNLRIIIYDNTANQTESSVSLPCFGIASKLVEFDTEAKKTVSVLMCGFSQFKIIFPDHIKTSVNNADCIASFEPKSPKINPYSKVHSTVPHITATTPLSSPQMNLRLNVPDDNRSDHSSLSNSPTPRNILADSPISSSSPISALFKFQLPAPQTNINQIFKFSQNEEIMDLETYLSAVNIKEEHERWCSNDSAKNSLQNFQFPKKQASRTMDTNKDKLGFQIKYEKMRKIYRQEDIDSIIPEWFQHLMTISKIELVSQFQKLDFLEKRRLNHSLSFKKQDNTFVIDEASTYLEKSTSTSSSIIMPPKFPDVGKVQKRSHSQPIFTQYSKYKSMLSLESDSDSDSDDVIISSGVELGAKNRYKDIFPYEHSRVILRKGSQSSINTKRSHSTPDGGILDNYINANYLSLPRLSIEQNLTFPTATATARRVRYIATQAPMPSTVHDFYTCILNNGVPLVLSLTNDFENGIEKCYRYWQEGNYNGIQVKLLEKKILRMPNSNNTRAKTKTMKDSDFFSANTKGDDDGDDDDDSIFIRKIQLIYHDQEKPYEVLQIQVKNWPDLGTLLNPTSIVQAINIKNHIIGALFAGKFYQDDQLPTILVHCSAGCGRTGTLCTVDSILSNFEMFEALQKEFIKLKYPAKLFDPISWIINIFRKQRISMVQNINQFIFIYDCLLFYFRLRLNDITDTKVDDKNCNDNISLTSLNDEIKDLKILETFINDKLNEPPQ; from the coding sequence ATGAGGGACAGTCTGCCTTGCATAAACGTCCTTCCCACCGACCGCACTTCAATAGTTTCCGATACTAGTACTCTGATAGGATCAGACTCAAATGCATTCCCGAAACAACCTCCCCATAACAGTCACCACAACAGTATGAACAGTAACATATATCATAGCCCCAAGGCCAGCAGCCCTTTGGTGAGCTATAAGATGTCATCTCCTGTGCTTTTGAAGAGGGCGACTGCTCCCGTACTCCCAAGTTTTAAGCCCAAAGAGCAGCGATATAGTAAACCACAAGGTTGCTCGCTAATAACTGCTGTGGAACTGGGCAAGCTTATCGACACTTTACCGCGAGAAGAAGTGCTTTTACTGGACGTGAGACCGTTTACCGAACACGCCAAATCCATCATTATAGACTCCATTCATGTTTGTCTACCTTCTACGCTtttaagaagaaagaattttACCTTTTCCAAACTCCTGGAAAATTTGACTCCCAGTGAGCAAACTATGTTGAGAGGCAAACTCTCTGTAGACAACCTTCGCATTATCATTTATGATAACACTGCAAACCAAACAGAAAGCTCTGTCTCTTTGCCTTGCTTTGGCATTGCTTCCAAGCTAGTAGAATTCGATACTGAAGCCAAAAAAACAGTATCCGTACTGATGTGTGGCTTTTCTCAATTTAAAATTATATTTCCAGACCATATCAAAACAAGTGTCAATAACGCAGATTGCATTGCTTCCTTCGAACCTAAAAGTCCCAAGATCAACCCTTACAGTAAAGTACACAGCACAGTTCCGCACATAACGGCAACTACTCCATTGTCGTCCCCGCAAATGAACCTTAGGTTAAACGTCCCTGATGATAATAGATCGGACCACTCAAGCCTTTCCAACTCTCCCACCCCACGTAATATTCTCGCAGACTCCCccatatcttcatcttctccCATATCCGCCCTATTCAAATTCCAACTACCGGCGCCTCAAACAAATATCAATCAGATATTCAAATTCTCGCAAAACGAAGAAATAATGGACCTGGAAACATACTTGAGTGCAGTTAAcatcaaagaagaacatGAAAGATGGTGCAGTAATGATTCCGCAAAGAATTCCttacaaaattttcaatttccaaagaaacaagcTTCCCGTACCATGGACACTAATAAAGACAAACTAGGCTTCCAGAtcaaatatgaaaaaatgcGCAAAATCTATAGACAAGAAGATATTGATTCTATAATACCTGAATGGTTCCAACACCTGATGACAATCTCTAAAATTGAACTTGTCTCCCAATTTCAGAAATTGGATTTCTTAGAGAAAAGACGTTTGAACCATTCTTTATCCTTTAAAAAACAGGATAACACGTTTGTAATTGATGAGGCTTCAACATACCTCGAGAAATCGACCTCCACGTCCTCTTCTATTATCATGCCTCCAAAATTCCCTGACGTGGGTAAAGTACAAAAAAGATCACACTCTCAACCAATATTCACTCAATACAGTAAATATAAATCTATGTTAAGTCTTGAATCAGACTCGGACTCGGACTCAGATGACGTTATAATTTCATCAGGCGTCGAACTGGGCGCCAAGAACAGGTACAAGGACATTTTCCCCTATGAGCATTCAAGGGTAATCCTAAGGAAAGGTTCGCAATCATCAATAAACACTAAACGCTCACATTCCACACCCGATGGTGGTATCCTGGACAATTACATCAACGCGAATTATTTATCTCTGCCAAGATTATCCATTGAGCAAAATTTGACATTCCCAACAGCAACTGCCACAGCAAGAAGAGTCCGTTATATTGCCACACAGGCGCCGATGCCTTCTACCGTACACGATTTTTATACATGCATACTGAACAATGGTGTCCCATTGGTTCTTTCCTTAACAAACGATTTCGAAAATGGTATTGAAAAGTGTTATCGTTACTGGCAAGAAGGTAATTATAACGGGATCCAGGTCAAATtactagaaaaaaaaatattaagaATGCCCAATAGTAACAATACAAGGGCAAAAACGAAGACTATGAAAGATAgcgatttcttttcagccaACACCAaaggtgatgatgatggcgatgacgatgatgactCAATATTTATCAGAAAGATCCAATTAATTTATCatgatcaagaaaaaccCTATGAGGTGTTACAGAttcaagtgaaaaattggcCCGACTTAGGCACTTTGCTCAATCCAACCTCGATCGTGCAAGCAATCAACATAAAGAACCACATAATAGGTGCATTATTTGCAggaaaattttatcaagacGATCAACTTCCTACGATATTGGTACATTGTTCCGCAGGTTGTGGAAGAACCGGCACTTTATGTACAGTGGATTCCATCCTCTCGAATTTCGAAATGTTTGAAGCTTTACAAAAGGAGTTCATTAAATTAAAATATCCAGCAAAATTGTTTGatccaatttcttggatAATCAATATTTTTAGAAAGCAAAGAATATCCATGGTCCAAAACATCAATCagttcattttcatttatgACTGTTtgttattttattttagaTTACGTCTTAATGATATAACAGATACAAAGGTCGATGATAAAAATTGCAATGACAACATATCATTGACCTCGCTAAATGACgaaatcaaagatttgaagattttggaGACGTTTATTAACGATAAACTGAACGAACCTCCACAATAA
- the MRX1 gene encoding Mrx1p has product MLLRINAKFCPKEQLLKRTFYSLTNLRKSQVRERLHQLEKNDFVPNKTSKELDRLNSKKRRQLKKLQKTAYPKDQALHVLRKFHNVNNEALADTKLGPTSRTDLKFLSLTKDKRLFYTILGVNGQQLRDAKLIANDVQKFLKRGQLEKAVFLARLAKKKGVVGMNLIMKYYFEVLKSQQSAVDIFNWRKKWGVPIDEHSITILFNGLSKQDNLVSKKFGELVLKTIDSLSDKNELNGMEYNTALAALTNCTDESLVFKLLNKKFPGLKKDAITYTLMIRSCTRISDEERFSVVLNDLMNKVPSYCIDSKLLFEYCGVVLDRKFSKSESQEMGLRALCEYFLFDKAIFNKYLQSSESLELVPLSHWNINEPFPLNKHVVGLFMNYCLRSKKYSFAVETFXALEERNNKMLDLDIYHKYMETLITARPTTCGEECMDVYERIDSLASHISVTKRTLILVYNAFQRQSLKAVTNRDESKTEIILRKIQGFIGHTEAIYSSKLNEKVYGFDSWKFLFPVLKNLNMHDKVNTMGLKDVLDEYVKSLLNGIFDAGAKESVEDKRFVALEGIRLVKILTERIKLPTLDSEEIAGLKGVDRSKFLARRHLLRLKQMLLENLAIIEGNMKEKNVDNVGDDTGASKEGVLEDLLELILETSYEKF; this is encoded by the coding sequence atGCTACTCCGAATAAACGCTAAGTTTTGCCCAAAAGAGCAGTTACTGAAAAGGACATTCTATTCACTAACTAACTTACGAAAAAGTCAAGTAAGAGAAAGGTTACATCAGCTGGAAAAGAATGATTTTGTACCGAATAAAACTTCTAAAGAATTAGACAGGTTAAACTCCAAGAAAAGACGAcagttaaagaaattgcaaAAGACTGCTTACCCCAAGGATCAGGCTCTCCACGTTCTTCGTAAATTTCATAATGTAAATAATGAAGCATTGGCAGATACAAAATTGGGTCCCACTAGTCGAACAGATCTGAAGTTTTTGTCCTTGACTAAGGATAAGAGATTGTTCTATACCATATTAGGTGTAAATGGTCAACAATTAAGAGATGCCAAATTAATTGCCAATgatgttcaaaaatttttgaaaagaggtCAATTAGAAAAGGCTGTCTTCTTGGCCAGATTGGCTAAGAAAAAGGGTGTCGTTGGGATGAATCTGATTATGAAGtattattttgaagttttgaaaTCCCAACAGAGTGctgttgatattttcaattggagaaaaaaatggggcGTGCCTATTGATGAACATTCGATCACAATACTCTTTAATGGGCTGTCGAAGCAAGATAACCTGGTCTCTAAAAAATTCGGGGAGCTTGTCTTGAAGACGATAGACAGTTTGAGCGATAAAAATGAGCTCAACGGGATGGAATATAATACTGCTTTAGCGGCATTGACAAACTGTACCGATGAAAGCTTAGTGTTTAAGCTTCTTAACAAGAAATTTCCaggattgaaaaaagacgCTATCACCTATACCTTGATGATTAGATCGTGTACTAGAATTTCAGATGAGGAACGTTTTTCGGTAGTACTCAATGACTTGATGAATAAGGTACCTTCTTATTGCATTGACTCCAAGTTGTTGTTCGAATATTGCGGAGTAGTACTTGACCggaagttttcaaaatccgAGAGTCAAGAGATGGGGCTGCGGGCCTTGTGTGAATACTTCCTATTTGATAAGGCCATCTTTAATAAATACTTGCAATCTAGCGAGTCTCTAGAATTGGTTCCGTTGAGCCATTGGAACATTAACGAGCCATTTCCTCTCAATAAGCATGTTGTGGGGTTGTTTATGAACTACTGTCTAAGGAGCAAGAAATACAGTTTTGCTGTTGAAACATTTYAAGCGTTAGAAGAACGGAATAACAAAATGCTAGATCTGGACATATATCATAAGTACATGGAGACGCTTATAACAGCCAGGCCTACGACATGTGGCGAAGAGTGCATGGATGTCTATGAACGTATAGACTCATTGGCGTCGCACATTTCCGTTACAAAGAGAACATTGATTTTAGTGTATAACGCTTTCCAAAGACAAAGTCTCAAAGCTGTTACAAATAGAGATGAATCCAAAACCGAAATTATTCTGCGGAAGATTCAAGGATTCATTGGTCATACGGAGGCTATCTACTCTTCGAAGCTAAACGAAAAGGTATATGGCTTTGACTCATGGAAGTTCTTGTTTCCTGTCCTGAAAAACCTCAACATGCATGATAAAGTGAATACGATGGGCTTGAAGGACGTACTAGACGAATACGTGAAATCTTTGCTAAACGGCATCTTCGATGCGGGGGCCAAAGAAAGCGTAGAAGACAAGCGGTTCGTTGCGTTAGAGGGGATTCGTTTAGTTAAGATTTTGACCGAGAGAATCAAGCTACCGACGCTAGACAGCGAGGAGATAGCTGGACTAAAAGGCGTAGATAGGAGCAAGTTTCTCGCCAGAAGACATCTCTTGAGACTCAAGCAAATGTTACTGGAGAATCTGGCTATTATTGAGGGCAacatgaaagaaaagaacgtTGATAACGTTGGTGATGACACTGGCGCCAGCAAAGAGGGAGTACTAGAAGACCTGCTTGAATTAATACTAGAAACCAGCTACGAGAAATTCTAG
- the ICP55 gene encoding aminopeptidase, whose protein sequence is MLQRIYLSRYTVPSCRRHFSKLMSSLEQQKSKTFTDRVRNPIEAGQSLHETRPFLIKPGELTPGISALEYYERRIRLAEILPSKSCVILAGNDVQFASGAVFYPFQQNNDLFYLSGWNEPNSVMILEKPTDNLSDTVFHMLVPSKDAFAEKWEGFRSGVNGVQEIFNADESAAIDDLSKYLPKIINRNDFIYFDMLSAPNSSSSSFKHIQSLLNGGNGNRSINSIANKTIKPISKKIAEFRKIKSPQELRIMRRAGQISGRSFNQAFAKRFRNERTLDSFLHYKFISGGCDKDAYIPVVATGSNSLCIHYTRNNDVMYDDEMVLVDAAGSLGGYCADISRTWPNNGKFTGAQRDLYEAVLNVQRGCINLCKASNNYSLHDVHEESISLMKKELKNLGIDKVTGWNVEKLYPHYIGHNLGLDVHDVPKASRYEPLKPGQVITIEPGLYIPDSESFPSYFRNVGIRIEDDIAIGEDSYTNLTIEAVKEIDDLENVMQNGVSTRFEEDEVAPL, encoded by the coding sequence ATGCTACAAAGAATTTATTTATCACGGTATACAGTACCTTCTTGCAGGAGGCACTTTTCGAAGTTGATGTCCTCGTTGGAACAACAAAAGAGTAAAACATTTACCGACAGGGTTAGAAACCCTATAGAGGCGGGCCAATCATTGCACGAAACAAGACCATTCCTCATCAAGCCAGGCGAGTTGACACCTGGTATTTCAGCATTGGAATACtatgaaagaagaatcagGCTAGCGGAAATATTGCCATCCAAAAGTTGCGTCATTCTAGCCGGTAACGATGTCCAGTTTGCATCGGGGGCTgttttttatccttttcaacaaaataatgacCTGTTCTATCTTAGTGGGTGGAACGAACCTAATTCAGTTAtgattttggaaaaacCAACAGACAATTTGAGTGATACTGTTTTCCACATGTTGGTCCCATCAAAGGATGCGTTTGCTGAAAAGTGGGAAGGATTTAGATCTGGGGTTAATGGTGTTCAGGAAATCTTTAATGCGGATGAATCTGCCGCAATTGATGATCTGTCTAAATACCTGCCCAAAATAATTAATAGGAACGACTTTATCTATTTTGATATGCTGTCAGCTCCTAATTCAAGTTCTTCGAGTTTTAAGCACATTCAAAGTTTACTGAATGGTGGGAATGGTAACCGATCAATTAACTCCATAGCAAACAAGACTATCAAACCCattagtaaaaaaattgcagaATTCCGTAAGATTAAATCCCCTCAAGAATTGAGGATCATGAGAAGAGCCGGCCAAATATCAGGAAGATCGTTTAATCAAGCCTTTGCAAAAAGATTTAGGAACGAAAGGACTTTAGACTCCTTCCTTCATTACAAGTTTATATCCGGTGGTTGTGATAAAGACGCTTACATTCCGGTGGTTGCCACAGGTTCAAACTCACTATGCATCCATTACACCAGGAATAATGATGTGATGTatgatgatgaaatggTTCTTGTTGACGCAGCTGGTTCCTTGGGTGGTTATTGTGCTGATATTTCGAGAACGTGGCCCAATAATGGAAAGTTTACTGGCGCACAAAGAGACCTTTATGAAGCCGTATTGAACGTTCAACGGGGTTGCATTAACCTTTGTAAAGCTAGCAATAATTATTCTCTCCATGACGTTCATGAGGAAAGTATTTCGTTGatgaaaaaggaattaaAAAACTTGGGTATAGACAAAGTTACCGGATGGAACGTCGAAAAATTATACCCTCACTATATCGGCCATAATTTAGGTCTAGACGTTCACGATGTGCCCAAAGCTTCCAGGTACGAACCATTGAAACCTGGTCAAGTGATTACTATTGAACCGGGCTTGTACATCCCTGATAGTGAATCATTCCCATCTTATTTTAGAAACGTTGGAATaagaattgaagatgacataGCCATTGGGGAAGATAGTTACACTAATTTGACAATCGAAGCAGTTAAAGAGATCGACGACCTGGAAAATGTCATGCAAAATGGCGTCTCTACGAGAttcgaagaagatgaagtaGCACCATTGTAA
- the AIM9 gene encoding Aim9p gives MIRSTVIGSSSRCVARISKRVGTIKCITNTPITTKRFISGKPNEVFTKLXDDNDPKRDAFFKYTWGSWLKNDKQQKEKRFTKFSIEGLNRILNDIYIQSSEMAKVPSDKILPPTFNKNLTVSLVNNVIPKNIGKINPNEKVQVTTMSSIHEGKHHRIYKVDTNLNKAFVLRIPYPLENENTLAYRIRSEVATMDFAGLKLGIKVPKIFCYGVNSLNPVRQPFVLQEFIEGDLLMKDWDPLMEDDSPNQGKFENVIKQVSDFQSKLISLKLNAFGSIYFGIDLKNTDDNEFANVYDGETNPDLQNRWKIGPSVERCLWRLKSHLDFQKQIKPFLGPWSNKSPMDIIKNTGLLEAENAKIRLALKEAGSSPEVVEPQTLKEQVTTFENLAKIAPNLFNAKTKSIPNIQELLSPRLFHPDLDPMNIIITKESQEAYLLDFEGACTKPFILQNSPQFIAYEGPKIYDIKEDIKDFDKLSEPEKVQYQFMYKRTRNQHQWEKKLNENNSQLITAVAPPVKLLRSPYIAAVERKTEEEYLLVDESLLQLKEVWDIFAQNDLVKQKKFPLDYTKEDIEKHVKDLQKLHEKLISTPFAATQGWVPQDMFDQLLKSGIIVKQENGDYTVKQPEPTK, from the coding sequence ATGATTAGATCAACCGTTATTGGCTCCTCCAGTAGGTGTGTAGCAAGGATTTCCAAAAGAGTAGGTACGATCAAATGTATCACTAATACCCCCATTACCACTAAAAGATTCATTTCCGGTAAACCAAATGAAGTGTTTACAAAACTARCAGACGATAACGATCCAAAGAGGGATGCTTTCTTTAAGTACACTTGGGGTTCCTGGCTGAAGAATGACAAACAACAGAAGGAGAAAAGATTTACTAAGTTTTCCATTGAAGGTTTGAACCGTATTcttaatgatatatatattcaatcCAGCGAAATGGCCAAAGTTCCTTCGGATAAGATCTTACCGCCAACGTTTAACAAGAATCTAACCGTCTCTTTGGTTAATAACGTTATACCTAAAAACATAGGAAAGATCAACCCAAACGAAAAAGTTCAAGTAACCACAATGTCCAGTATTCACGAAGGTAAACATCACAGAATATACAAGGTCGACACTAATTTGAACAAAGCGTTTGTTTTGAGAATTCCGTATCCgttggaaaatgaaaacactCTAGCTTACAGAATTAGAAGTGAAGTGGCTACCATGGATTTCGCTGGTTTGAAGCTGGGCATCAAAGTGCCCAAGATTTTTTGCTATGGTGTCAATTCCTTAAATCCTGTAAGACAGCCCTTTGTTCTACAAGAATTCATTGAAGGTGATCTATTGATGAAAGACTGGGATCCATTAATGGAAGATGACTCTCCAAACCAAGGAAAGTTCGAGAACGTTATCAAACAGGTTTCTGATTTCCAGTCAAAGTTGATATCCTTAAAATTAAATGCATTCGGCTCCATATATTTTGGTATTGATCTGAAAAATACGGACGATAATGAATTTGCAAACGTATACGATGGCGAAACTAATCCGGATTTACAAAATAGATGGAAAATTGGCCCATCTGTGGAAAGATGTCTTTGGAGACTAAAATCCCATTTAGACTTTCAGAAGCAAATCAAACCGTTCTTAGGACCATGGTCTAACAAGTCGCCAATGGACATTATCAAAAACACCGGTCTATTGGAAGCTGAGAACGCAAAAATCAGATTGGCCCTAAAAGAAGCAGGTAGCTCGCCCGAGGTAGTGGAACCTCAAACTTTAAAAGAACAAGTGActacttttgaaaatttggctAAGATTGCGCCCAACTTATTCAATGCGAAGACCAAGTCTATCCCAAACATACAAGAGTTATTGTCACCACGTTTATTCCATCCTGATCTAGACCCAatgaatattattattactaaaGAATCACAAGAAGCTTATTTATTAGATTTTGAAGGTGCGTGCACCAAGCCATTCATTTTACAAAACTCACCACAATTTATTGCTTATGAAGGGCCCAAAATTTATGACataaaagaagatataAAGGACTTTGACAAGCTATCCGAACCAGAGAAGGTGCAATATCAATTCATGTATAAACGGACCCGTAACCAACACCAAtgggaaaagaaattgaatgaaaacaattctCAGCTGATTACTGCAGTGGCCCCACCCGTTAAGTTACTAAGGAGTCCATATATTGCAGCTGTTGAGAGGAAAACGGAGGAAGAATATTTGCTAGTGGACGAATCGCTGTTGCAGTTGAAAGAAGTCTGGGACATATTTGCCCAAAACGATTTAGTcaagcaaaagaaattccCATTGGACTACACAAAGGAagacattgaaaaacatgTTAAGGATTTGCAAAAATTACATGAAAAGCTAATCTCTACGCCATTTGCCGCCACTCAAGGCTGGGTTCCTCAAGACATGTTTGACCAATTACTAAAATCTGGTATTATCGTTAAACAGGAAAACGGGGATTATACTGTGAAACAACCTGAGCCTACTAAGTAA
- the SER3 gene encoding phosphoglycerate dehydrogenase SER3 codes for MSNIDINNLQNSFQQAMTMSGSAGAVCTSPTQSFMNTVPQRLNAVKQPKILKPFSTGDMKILLLENVNQTAIAIFEEQGYQVEFYKSSLPEEELIEKIKDVHAIGIRSKTRLSSNVLQHAKNLVCIGCFCIGTNQVDLDYATGKGIAVFNSPFSNSRSVAELVIGEIISLARQLGDRSIELHTGTWNKVAARCWEVRGKTLGIIGYGHIGSQLSVLAESMGLHVLYYDVVTIMALGTARQVSTLDELLNKSDFVSLHVPATSETTKMLSAPQFAAMKDGSYVINASRGTVVDIPSLIQAMKANKIAGAALDVYPHEPAKNGEGSFNDDLNSWTSELVSLPNIILTPHIGGSTEEAQSSIGIEVATSLAKYINEGNSVGSVNFPEVALKSLSYDQENTVRVLYIHQNVPGVLKTVNDILSNHNIEKQFSDSNGEIAYLMADISSVDQSDIKDIYEQLNQTSAKISIRLLY; via the coding sequence ATGTCAAACATCGATATTAACAATCTACAAAACTCATTCCAACAAGCTATGACTATGAGTGGTTCTGCAGGCGCCGTTTGTACCTCACCAACTCAATCTTTTATGAACACAGTCCCACAGCGTTTAAATGCCGTGAAGCAAccaaaaatcttgaaacCCTTCTCAACTGGTGACATGAAAATCTTATTATTAGAAAACGTCAACCAAACTGCAATTGCAATCTTTGAGGAACAAGGATACCAGGTCGAGTTCTATAAATCTTCATTgcctgaagaagaattaattgaaaagattaaagatGTTCATGCCATTGGTATCAGATCAAAGACCAGATTAAGTTCAAATGTACTACAACACGCCAAGAATTTGGTTTGTATTGGTTGTTTCTGTATCGGTACCAATCAAGTCGATTTAGACTACGCTACTGGTAAAGGTATCGCGGTCTTCAATTCTCCTTTCTCCAATTCAAGATCCGTAGCTGAATTAGTCATCGGTGAAATCATTAGTTTGGCCAGACAATTAGGTGATAGATCCATTGAGTTGCATACAGGCACATGGAATAAAGTTGCTGCTAGATGTTGGGAAGTGAGAGGTAAGACTCTTGGTATCATTGGGTATGGTCACATTGGTTCCCAATTATCTGTTCTTGCAGAGTCTATGGGTTTGCATGTTCTATATTACGATGTTGTCACAATCATGGCTTTGGGTACTGCTAGACAGGTTTCCACCTTGGATGAATTATTGAACAAGTCTGATTTCGTATCTTTACACGTACCTGCCACTTCAGAGACCACAAAAATGTTATCTGCTCCACAATTTGCCGCCATGAAGGATGGCTCTTATGTCATTAATGCTTCAAGAGGTACAGTTGTGGATATTCCATCTTTGATTCAAGCCATGAAGGCCAACAAAATTGCAGGTGCCGCTTTGGATGTTTACCCACACGAACCAGCTAAGAATGGTGAAGGTTCATTCAACGATGACTTAAATAGCTGGACTTCAGAATTAGTTTCGTTGCCAAACATTATTCTGACACCTCACATTGGTGGTTCTACAGAAGAAGCCCAAAGCTCAATTGGTATTGAAGTGGCTACCTCATTGGCTAAATACATTAACGAAGGTAATTCTGTCGGTTCAGTTAATTTCCCAGAAGTGGCATTGAAATCTTTGTCTTATGACCAAGAGAACACTGTGCGTGTTCTGTATATTCACCAAAATGTACCAGGTGTTTTGAAGACTGTCAATGATATCTTATCGAACCATAACATTGAAAAGCAATTTTCCGACTCCAACGGTGAAATTGCTTATTTAATGGCTGATATTTCTTCTGTTGATCAAAGTGATATCAAGGATATTTATGAACAGCTAAATCAAACTTCTGCTAAGATCTCCATTAGATTGCTGTATTAA